Proteins encoded by one window of Salvia splendens isolate huo1 chromosome 14, SspV2, whole genome shotgun sequence:
- the LOC121764396 gene encoding uncharacterized protein LOC121764396 produces MSSGGGGGLSKLGISLVIIFAIALLAIFAQVFYIIWRRLAFRRRTSAASGGGDGISRYSSSESTPSKELLYFFCVRPQLDLDRTSPVAISGGVDGRNSNRESDAEVIDIDLFKIQGVFGPPRFLFTIKEEEREGTESPAPCPAEDEKRGGVSLEECFRSEEETAVEVKIDDCSRDDDATPFSTPCASPLYFTPTASPVHAVVNGRSTWVATTIAV; encoded by the coding sequence AtgagcagcggcggcggaggcggacTAAGCAAATTAGGCATTTCTCTAGTGATAATATTTGCAATTGCGCTTCTCGCAATCTTCGCGCAGGTTTTCTACATCATTTGGCGCCGCCTTGCCTTCCGCCGTCGAACCAGTGCCGCTAGCGGCGGCGGAGACGGAATTTCGCGCTACTCTTCATCCGAATCGACACCGTCAAAGGAGCTCCTCTATTTCTTCTGCGTAAGACCTCAGCTGGACCTCGATCGCACCTCGCCGGTTGCGATTTCCGGAGGCGTCGACGGAAGGAATTCGAATCGTGAATCGGATGCGGAGGTAATCGACATCGATTTGTTCAAAATTCAAGGAGTGTTTGGACCGCCGAGATTTCTGTTCACCATCAAAGAGGAGGAGAGAGAGGGCACGGAGTCGCCGGCGCCATGTCCTGCTGAAGATGAGAAGAGAGGCGGCGTGAGTTTGGAGGAGTGTTTTCGGTCGGAGGAAGAGACGGCGGTGGAGGTGAAGATTGACGATTGCAGTAGAGATGATGATGCGACGCCGTTTTCGACGCCTTGCGCTTCGCCGCTGTATTTCACTCCGACGGCTTCTCCAGTGCATGCGGTTGTCAATGGCCGGTCAACGTGGGTTGCAACCACGATTGccgtttaa